One Leptolyngbya ohadii IS1 genomic window carries:
- a CDS encoding PAS domain S-box protein, with the protein MLDTEKTKEQLLEELARLRQQVQELEQREEQCRQRVQTQPMRGEGLGQALGQGQAELRRDVQYAIAQILAEASTVSDALPAILQAICENLAWQLGLFWSVNHSANCLRYSDSWRSPTISAQALIEFNVQTTFAPGIGLPGRVWLDRQPLWISNPKEDSNFPRAAKAAQAGLQTAFGFPILLNNQVLGVIECFCDRVQEPDADLLNMMAAIGSQIGQFMERKRTEAALKESHELFQSFMNHSPMAAFIKDEAGRYVYVNPWVERVYQRSQADLLGKTDFDLLPPALAKQFRENDLAVLTSRQPMQTLETMHHQDGEHRYMSFKFPFWNKDGQPLVAGVAIDVSERIQTEAVLQQREAELRLITNSLPVLISFVDTERRYRFVNQTYEQWFNRSSNQVCGKYLWEVLGDVAYESVRPYVERVLAGHPVSFENEMRYKDVGTKIISASFVPRFDLEGKVEGFVALVSDITQRKQAEIALRESEEWARLAIQVARLGGWRLHLEANLVEMDQRMREIWGEPEDAVMVPLPQVLERMHPDDRSRVAEAVGAAIDPQSTGSYEIEYRVVSKDGTERWVLAKGQAQFEGEGEARRTIDFFGTLLDITAAKQREAERKQAEAALTRSNQTLQAIIQACPLAIMGLRSDGTVQIWNPAAERIFGWSQQEVLGKFLPAIPEDKRNEFLKNLAVTSQGQGLTAVEARRQKKGNVPFDVELWSAPVGETQTGISCVSVVADITARKQTEVALRRSEERLHSFVTANVIGILFGDLEGGIQEANDEFLRIVGYTREDLQSGNLRWVDITPPEYLPLDEKAIIEARCRGACTPYEKEYIRKDGRRVPVFVGFSLAYAVREEAVAFILDLSDRKQAEESLRQSEERLRLALSVSQSGIWDWDILNNHITWSEQIYQFHGLTPETFSGKVEDFIELIHPEDRATVSTAIQQAVEKRSGYEIEFRAVQSSGAIRWLSTKGGVIFDFQGNPVRMLGATIDITERKAIEAEREQLLKREQFAREQAEAANRVKDEFLAVLSHELRTPLNPILGWTRLLRTRSFDATATDRALDTIERNAKLQSQLIEDLLDVSRILQGKVRLDVRPVNLITPIEAALETVRLSAEAKGIQIQTVFNPEVGQTNGDANRLQQVVWNLLSNAVKFTPRGGQVQVQLDRVGSNAQIRVSDTGQGISSNFLPYVFEYFRQADSSTTRQFGGLGLGLAIVRHLVELHGGTVKAESPGLGMGTTFTVQLPLIVSALTPDLESQLPPQATHHLNNVSILIVDDEADMRELICFILEEQGATVRVAASAAQALQQISESLPDLVISDIGMPGMDGYALMRQVRTNLSEQEKMIPAIALTAYAGEVNEQQALSAGFQRHLAKPIEPEQLLKTIAQVMAESFQPPSLLKNN; encoded by the coding sequence ATGCTAGATACGGAAAAGACAAAGGAACAACTGCTGGAGGAGTTGGCAAGGTTACGCCAGCAGGTTCAGGAGTTGGAACAGCGGGAAGAGCAGTGCAGGCAGCGTGTGCAGACCCAGCCAATGAGAGGAGAGGGGTTAGGACAGGCGTTAGGGCAGGGACAAGCAGAACTTCGTCGCGATGTTCAGTATGCAATTGCTCAAATTCTGGCTGAGGCAAGTACGGTTTCAGATGCTTTACCCGCGATTCTGCAAGCCATCTGCGAAAATTTGGCATGGCAGCTCGGCTTGTTCTGGAGTGTGAATCATTCCGCGAATTGTTTGCGCTATAGCGATAGCTGGCGATCGCCCACGATTTCTGCTCAAGCCCTGATTGAGTTCAACGTGCAGACAACTTTCGCTCCTGGAATAGGGCTACCCGGTCGAGTCTGGCTCGATCGTCAGCCGCTGTGGATTTCAAATCCAAAGGAAGACAGCAATTTTCCAAGGGCGGCAAAGGCAGCACAGGCAGGTTTACAAACTGCTTTTGGATTCCCCATTCTGTTGAACAATCAGGTTCTTGGAGTCATCGAGTGTTTTTGCGATCGCGTTCAGGAGCCCGATGCCGATTTGCTGAATATGATGGCGGCGATCGGTAGCCAGATCGGTCAGTTTATGGAGCGGAAGCGCACGGAAGCAGCCCTCAAGGAAAGCCACGAACTGTTTCAGAGCTTCATGAACCACAGTCCGATGGCGGCATTTATCAAAGATGAGGCGGGGCGATATGTCTATGTCAATCCCTGGGTAGAGCGAGTTTACCAGCGATCGCAAGCCGATTTACTCGGCAAAACAGATTTCGACCTGTTACCCCCTGCCCTTGCAAAGCAGTTTCGCGAGAACGACCTGGCTGTGTTGACCAGTCGCCAGCCGATGCAAACGCTAGAAACCATGCACCATCAGGACGGTGAACATCGCTATATGTCGTTCAAGTTTCCTTTCTGGAACAAGGATGGACAGCCGCTTGTCGCTGGGGTGGCGATCGATGTGAGCGAACGAATCCAGACGGAAGCCGTCTTGCAGCAGCGAGAAGCCGAACTGCGCCTGATCACCAATTCCCTCCCTGTTTTAATCTCGTTTGTTGATACAGAGCGGCGCTATCGCTTTGTGAATCAGACCTACGAACAGTGGTTTAACCGATCAAGCAATCAGGTCTGCGGTAAGTATCTTTGGGAAGTGCTGGGGGACGTTGCCTATGAAAGCGTGCGTCCCTACGTTGAGCGGGTGTTAGCCGGACATCCGGTTAGCTTTGAGAACGAGATGCGCTACAAGGACGTTGGCACAAAGATTATTAGCGCGAGTTTTGTGCCCCGGTTTGATTTAGAGGGGAAGGTTGAAGGATTTGTGGCACTGGTCAGCGATATTACCCAGCGCAAGCAGGCAGAAATAGCCCTGCGGGAAAGCGAAGAGTGGGCGCGGCTGGCAATTCAGGTGGCACGGCTTGGCGGCTGGCGGCTCCACTTAGAGGCAAACCTGGTCGAGATGGATCAGCGGATGCGGGAAATTTGGGGGGAGCCGGAGGATGCCGTGATGGTTCCCCTGCCTCAGGTCTTGGAGCGGATGCATCCAGACGATCGATCGCGGGTGGCAGAAGCCGTGGGTGCGGCGATCGATCCCCAATCCACCGGAAGCTACGAGATAGAGTACCGGGTGGTGAGTAAGGATGGGACTGAACGCTGGGTGCTGGCAAAGGGGCAAGCCCAGTTTGAAGGAGAGGGAGAAGCTCGGCGCACGATCGATTTCTTTGGCACCCTGCTGGATATTACTGCGGCAAAGCAGCGCGAGGCGGAACGCAAACAGGCGGAAGCTGCCCTAACCCGGAGCAATCAAACCCTACAGGCAATTATTCAGGCTTGCCCACTGGCAATTATGGGCTTGCGTTCAGACGGGACGGTGCAAATTTGGAACCCTGCCGCCGAGCGCATCTTTGGCTGGAGTCAGCAGGAAGTTTTAGGCAAGTTTTTACCCGCAATTCCTGAGGATAAGCGGAATGAGTTCTTAAAAAACCTGGCAGTCACAAGTCAGGGACAGGGTCTAACCGCAGTTGAGGCACGGCGACAGAAAAAGGGCAATGTTCCGTTTGATGTGGAACTCTGGAGTGCTCCAGTTGGCGAAACCCAAACGGGAATTAGCTGTGTCTCGGTCGTTGCCGACATCACCGCTCGGAAGCAAACGGAGGTGGCTTTGCGGCGCAGCGAAGAAAGGCTACACAGCTTTGTTACGGCTAATGTGATTGGGATTTTGTTCGGCGACTTGGAAGGCGGCATTCAGGAAGCCAATGACGAATTTCTCAGAATTGTGGGATATACCCGTGAAGATTTGCAGTCAGGAAATTTGAGATGGGTGGATATTACGCCGCCGGAGTATCTGCCGTTAGACGAGAAAGCAATTATTGAAGCCCGTTGCCGGGGTGCCTGTACGCCCTACGAGAAGGAATATATTCGCAAAGATGGTCGGCGAGTTCCAGTTTTCGTTGGCTTTAGTCTGGCGTATGCTGTGCGGGAAGAGGCGGTTGCCTTTATTCTGGATTTGAGCGATCGCAAACAGGCAGAGGAATCGTTACGCCAAAGCGAGGAGCGGCTGAGGCTGGCTTTATCGGTGAGTCAATCCGGAATTTGGGATTGGGATATTCTTAACAATCACATCACCTGGTCTGAGCAAATTTATCAGTTTCATGGTTTAACGCCCGAAACCTTTAGCGGCAAAGTCGAGGATTTTATTGAGCTGATTCATCCTGAGGATCGCGCAACCGTATCGACAGCGATTCAGCAGGCGGTAGAAAAGCGATCGGGCTATGAAATTGAATTTCGGGCGGTTCAATCCTCCGGGGCAATTCGCTGGCTCTCCACGAAAGGAGGGGTGATTTTCGATTTTCAAGGGAACCCGGTGCGAATGCTGGGGGCAACCATCGACATTACCGAACGCAAGGCGATCGAAGCAGAGCGAGAACAGCTATTAAAACGTGAGCAATTTGCGCGAGAGCAGGCAGAAGCCGCTAACCGGGTCAAGGATGAGTTTCTTGCGGTACTGTCCCACGAGTTAAGAACCCCGTTAAATCCAATTTTGGGCTGGACAAGACTGCTCCGCACCCGCTCCTTTGATGCGACCGCAACCGATCGCGCTCTGGATACGATCGAACGAAACGCAAAGCTTCAGTCTCAGCTAATTGAAGACCTGCTGGATGTCTCCCGGATTCTGCAAGGCAAAGTCAGATTGGATGTCCGCCCCGTCAATCTCATCACTCCGATCGAAGCTGCCCTTGAAACAGTACGACTATCAGCGGAAGCAAAAGGTATTCAGATTCAAACCGTATTCAATCCTGAGGTCGGACAGACGAATGGGGATGCAAATCGTCTTCAGCAAGTCGTCTGGAATTTACTCTCCAATGCCGTCAAGTTTACGCCGCGTGGCGGTCAAGTGCAGGTTCAGCTCGATCGCGTCGGCAGCAATGCTCAAATTCGGGTAAGCGACACAGGACAGGGAATTAGCTCTAATTTCTTGCCCTATGTTTTTGAGTATTTTCGTCAGGCAGACAGCAGCACAACTCGTCAATTTGGTGGATTGGGGCTGGGGTTAGCGATCGTCCGTCATCTGGTTGAACTACATGGCGGTACAGTCAAAGCGGAAAGTCCAGGATTGGGTATGGGCACGACCTTTACCGTTCAGCTCCCGCTAATTGTATCGGCGTTAACTCCCGATCTGGAGTCACAGTTACCCCCCCAAGCAACGCATCACTTAAACAATGTTTCGATCCTGATTGTGGATGATGAAGCAGATATGCGCGAGTTAATTTGTTTCATTTTGGAAGAACAGGGGGCAACGGTTCGGGTTGCAGCATCCGCAGCCCAAGCCCTACAGCAAATTTCTGAGTCATTGCCCGATCTCGTGATTAGCGACATTGGAATGCCGGGAATGGACGGTTACGCTTTAATGAGGCAAGTCCGCACGAATTTGTCGGAGCAGGAAAAAATGATTCCGGCAATTGCCCTCACTGCCTACGCCGGAGAAGTCAACGAGCAGCAAGCTCTGTCTGCCGGATTCCAACGCCATCTTGCCAAACCGATCGAACCCGAACAGCTCCTGAAGACGATCGCTCAGGTCATGGCAGAATCATTCCAACCTCCCAGCCTTTTGAAGAATAATTAG
- a CDS encoding adenylate/guanylate cyclase domain-containing protein: MANIPSNNHKTDGLLNSRENLQRLLGQIVEYPDRRAEITEIIENTFGDNKAVLVLDMSGFSRTTQQFGIISFLLMIHQMRSICEPCIQQNGGILVKAEADNLFCLFDQVVDAVTASQEMSACLKAANAVLPTERHLYASFGIGYGRILNIADEDIFGNEVNLASKLGEDIAGQDEILLSSSARAELAESEINTREENASISGILLTYYKVEQLSAFI; the protein is encoded by the coding sequence ATGGCTAACATCCCCTCGAACAATCATAAAACTGATGGATTGCTAAACTCACGCGAAAATTTGCAGCGCCTGCTGGGACAGATTGTTGAATACCCTGATCGAAGGGCAGAGATTACGGAAATTATTGAGAATACCTTTGGGGATAACAAAGCTGTACTGGTACTCGATATGAGCGGATTTTCCCGCACAACCCAACAGTTCGGAATTATTTCCTTTTTGTTGATGATTCATCAAATGCGATCGATCTGTGAACCCTGCATCCAACAAAATGGGGGAATTCTAGTCAAGGCTGAGGCGGATAACCTCTTTTGCTTATTCGATCAAGTCGTTGATGCAGTAACCGCAAGCCAGGAGATGAGCGCTTGCCTTAAAGCTGCAAATGCGGTGTTACCCACAGAACGGCATTTATACGCCTCCTTTGGAATAGGATATGGAAGGATACTCAATATTGCAGATGAAGATATATTCGGAAACGAAGTGAATCTGGCAAGTAAGTTAGGCGAAGATATTGCAGGGCAGGATGAAATATTGTTGAGTTCATCTGCAAGAGCCGAACTCGCAGAATCAGAGATTAACACACGCGAAGAAAATGCGAGTATTTCTGGAATATTACTGACCTACTACAAAGTTGAGCAACTGTCCGCGTTCATTTAG
- a CDS encoding helix-turn-helix domain-containing protein — protein MEITETQSIPDRFFTSCDRYVINSPHQNAVQTKEDCSALDRMQQMVTQFKHKFKHNFKDTAREEGLINLTVDGQILFMNPRAEHLLSQYFLSLKSSALPDSLIHWFRNQPIQCTFQDERAYCFSLQIKQAERQLNVYLMPSFINDQYLLVMDERKLPSFSTPALEMLGLTKREAEVLFWIAKDKSNAGIAKVLDCCEGTVRKHLENLYKKLGVQTRIGAVMVALEKLGLLEA, from the coding sequence ATGGAAATAACAGAAACTCAATCAATTCCCGATCGCTTTTTCACATCCTGCGATCGCTATGTTATAAATTCTCCGCATCAGAACGCAGTACAGACGAAAGAGGATTGTTCTGCCCTCGATCGAATGCAGCAAATGGTGACGCAGTTCAAACACAAGTTCAAACATAATTTCAAAGATACGGCAAGGGAGGAGGGGTTAATCAATTTAACAGTGGATGGACAAATACTGTTTATGAATCCAAGGGCAGAGCATCTGCTCAGTCAATACTTTCTGTCCTTGAAATCATCTGCTTTACCAGACTCCTTAATACATTGGTTCAGAAATCAGCCTATACAATGTACCTTTCAGGATGAACGGGCGTACTGTTTCTCGCTTCAAATTAAACAGGCAGAGCGACAGTTAAATGTTTATTTAATGCCTAGCTTTATCAACGATCAGTATCTTTTGGTAATGGATGAACGAAAACTGCCCTCTTTTTCAACTCCAGCTTTAGAGATGCTGGGACTGACCAAACGGGAAGCAGAGGTTCTATTTTGGATTGCCAAGGATAAAAGCAACGCCGGGATCGCGAAGGTATTGGATTGTTGTGAAGGAACAGTCCGAAAACACCTGGAGAATCTCTACAAAAAGCTGGGTGTCCAAACTCGAATCGGAGCCGTAATGGTTGCTCTGGAAAAGCTGGGACTGCTCGAAGCGTAA
- a CDS encoding ABC transporter ATP-binding protein: protein MIWTSSESSQSPSAASPGAASPVVFHVENISKVYRMGEVEVHALRSVSLDLYESELVVLLGPSGSGKSTLLNILGGLDIPSSGHFYFRNVDLTHANDAELTRFRRDSVGFIFQFYNLIPSLTARENVALVTEIARHPMRPETALELVGLGDRLDHFPAQMSGGEQQRVAIARAIAKRPEVLLCDEPTGALDYQTGKLVLEALAQVNRELGTTTAIITHNAGIAAMADRVITMRSGQIATVQPNDHKLTPDQLEW from the coding sequence ATGATTTGGACTTCCTCTGAATCGTCACAGTCTCCTAGCGCAGCCTCTCCTGGCGCAGCCTCTCCGGTGGTGTTCCATGTAGAGAACATCAGCAAAGTTTATCGGATGGGGGAGGTCGAGGTTCATGCGCTGCGATCGGTCAGTCTCGATCTTTATGAGAGTGAACTGGTGGTGCTGCTAGGTCCGTCGGGGAGCGGTAAATCTACGCTGCTGAATATTTTGGGCGGGCTGGACATTCCCTCCAGCGGTCATTTTTACTTTCGGAATGTTGACCTCACCCATGCTAACGATGCAGAGCTGACCCGTTTTCGGCGCGATTCGGTGGGCTTTATCTTTCAGTTCTACAATCTTATTCCCAGCCTTACGGCTCGCGAGAATGTGGCACTCGTCACGGAAATTGCGCGTCATCCCATGCGTCCGGAGACGGCACTGGAGCTAGTGGGGTTGGGCGATCGGCTGGATCATTTTCCGGCACAGATGTCTGGCGGGGAACAGCAGCGGGTTGCCATTGCAAGGGCGATCGCCAAACGTCCGGAAGTGCTGCTCTGCGACGAGCCAACGGGGGCACTGGATTACCAGACCGGAAAACTGGTGCTGGAGGCATTAGCGCAGGTGAACCGCGAACTGGGCACGACGACTGCCATCATTACCCACAACGCCGGAATTGCAGCGATGGCAGACCGGGTAATCACCATGCGAAGCGGGCAGATCGCAACCGTGCAGCCAAACGATCACAAACTCACACCAGACCAACTGGAGTGGTAG